The genomic segment TTCTGCCATGCCATGCAGCATGTTAGCTGGAATGGCTATACTGCCTGCACGAGTTATGAAAATGAGTTCACCAGCGGCTTGCGCCATGGATATTGAATCCGCTGGCACTTCGAGCGTGTAAGATTTGATAGCAGGGATATTGGGCACAGTCATAACCGTCGTCTCGCTGGCGGTGAATATCTGTTTCGCCAGTTCGCCAATGGAAATGACTGCGCGCCCTGCCGCTGTATCAACCTTGACCGGCAGCGTTGGAAGCGTCGTTCCCCCGCTTCCTGTTACGGTTACAGAGTATTCCGGTGTCACCGTACTGCTTCCACCACTCCCACTGCCTCCGCTGTTACCATTGCCACTATTACCGCCACCACCGCTACCATTGCTTGGTTGGTTTACCGTCAAGGTTACGATATAAGTGTCCGTAGAATCTGTAAATCCATCGTTGGCTGTGAAAACCAACGTCACAGTCCCTGCCAATGTTGGTGTGTACGTGTAGCTCTCGGTTGCTGCCACCGCCGCTGCACCGTCTACCGAAACTTTGTACGTTAGCGGATGATTATCCGCATCTTCAAATATGCTGGCAAGATCAAGTATATATGGCGTATTCACCGTCACAATTGCGGCTCCTGTCGCATCCACATCTGCCTGTCGGACAGGCACCGTATTAGCCGTGAGCTCCAACGTATAGGTATCCACCGAATCGATTGTTCCATCGTTCGCCGTAAAGAGAAGCGTTGCTTGGCCTGCTGTTGTCGGCGTGTACATATAATTTTCCGCTGCAGCAACAGCGGCTGCTCCATCTATGGAAACCTTGTACGTTAGTCCATCGCCGTCTGCATCTTCAAAAATAGCGCCTAGATCTAGCGTATAAGTCCCGTTCAGCGTTATAACAGCAGTAGACGTTGCTCCAACGTTCGACTGACGTATTGGGATCGTATTAGCTGTAAGCTCCAACGTATAGGTATCTACGGAATCTATCACTCCGTCGTTCGCTGTAAAAACAAGCGTTACTTGGCCTCCCGCTGTCGGCGTGTACGTGTAATTCTCGACCGCAGCTGCTGCTGCCGCACCATCCACCGACACCTTGTACGTCAAGCCATCGCCATCTGCATCTTCAAAAATGTTAGCAAGATTAAGTGTATACGGCGTATTCACCGTCACAATTGCAGTTGCTGTTGCATCCACATCTGCTTGGCGAACAGGCACCGTGTTAGCCGTGAGTATCACCGTGTAGGTGTCCACCGAATCGATCGTTCCATCATTCGCTGTAAAAAGAAGCGTTACTTGGCCTGCTGTTGTCGGCGTGTACGTGTAATTTTCAGCCGCTGCTGCCCCCGCCGAACCATCCACCGATACTTTGTACGTCAAGCCATTTCCGTCAGCATCTGTAAAAATAGTTGCTAAATCAAGCGTATACGGCGTGTTCACCGTCACCGTCGCTTCAACCGTCGCATCCTTATCCGGCTGGCGGACAGGCAGCGTGTTCACCGTCAGCTCTACCGTATACGTGTCCGATGAATCGCTCATGCCATCATTAGCGGTAAAAACGAGCGTAAATTGGCCTGCCGCTGCCGGCGTATACGTATAATTCTCTGCTGCTGTTACTGCCGCAGCGCCATCTAGGGATACGTCATAGGCTAATGCATCCGCATCTGCATCTTCAAAAATAGCGGCTAGATCAAGTATATACGCTGCATTTAACGATACAGTCGCAGTTGTCGTCGCAGCTACAGCCGCCTGTCGAACAGGCGCTTGATTCACCGCCAACTGGATCGTGTAAGTATCGTCCGATAAATCTTCCCCATCAGCAGCCGTGAAAACAAGTGTTACGGGAGCTGCCGTATTTGGCGTGTAGGAGTAGGCTGCGCTTGCTGCTACCGCTGCTGCGCCGTTCACCGCTACGTTATAGCTCAGCGGGTCGCTGTCCACATCTTCAAAGATCGTTGAAAGATCAAGCGTATAAGGCGTGTTTAGTGTTACTTTGGCAGTGTCCGCCGCATTTACATCCGCCTTGCGATTAGGCTTATTGTTAGGCGCCTCTATAACGGTCAAGTTGAACGATTTTATCCGGGTTTGCCCTCCCGATTTGCTGATTGTAGCTGTTAAAGTAACGGCATGATCATCATCGGTTGCCCTTGTCACTTGGCCTGTGCTTGGATTAATGAGTCCGCTCACCGATGCGCTCCATATTATGGTCGAACCCGCAGCGCCATTTGCCGGAAGATTTAGATCCGCCGTTACATTATTTTCCGAGCTATTGGTTCCCTTAATCAAATCCCAAGTTAAATTCACATGATCCAACGCTGTGGATTCCTTCGGCGTATAAGACTGCCACTGGAGAGAAGGATACGTGTACCCTTCTACAACTCTCCATACATTATTAAAGTCCCAAGTGGAGTAGGTCGCCTGCTGCATAAGCTCTCCGTTATTTTTAGCAGTGCCTCCGGCCGATGTAGCAGCACTTAAATGATAGTAATAGCTGTTTGTGACATTACCGCTAGGATTGTAGCCAATCAGACCGCCAGTGGCATCCCTCCCGCCACTTGCAATTCCCGCGCTGTAGCTGTTGCTGACATCTCCCATATTCATTCCAATGAGACCGCCTACAAAAACGGAGTTATCGCCACTGGCACTTCCCGTGCTGTAGCTATTGTTAATTGATCCACCTGACTTATAGCCAACCAAGCCTCCGACCATTCCATCTGTATCAGCGTCTGTATTCCCTGTACTGTAGCTGCCGTTAATATAGCCTGCATTTCTGCCGACTAGCCCCCCGACAACCGAGCTATTTTTGCCGCTGGCATTACCGGAACCAAAGCTGTTATTAATGGTTCCGCTTGATGCATTAGAGCCAACCAGACCGCCCGCTGAAGAGGCATCTCCGGTTGTTACCGCGCTGCTGCTTTGGCTATCGCTAACGGTTCCCGCGTTCATGCCAGCAAGACCGCCAGCATAAGCCTGCAGATGATTGGTATTTACAGAGCCGCTGGCGCTGCTGCCCATGATGGATCCAGCATTCACACCGACCAGGCCGCCTGCACTAAAGTCATCAGCGCCGCTAGTAATTACGCTGTTGCTTGAGCTATTGCTGATCGTCCCGGCATTATTACCAACCAGCCCCCCTACCGCGGTAGGATCGGTAAAAGAAAGGAGACCATTGCTCTTGCTATCCGTAACGGTTGCACCCGATGCGGTGTAGCCGACCAAACCTCCGACATGCGCATTATTTCCTGTAGCCGTAATATTAAAATCGGCCAGCGTCATATTTTTAAGCACAGCCCCGCTACTTAGTTCTGAAAACAAGCCCACAAAGAAATCCGCTGAATTCATATTCAGATTATAAATGCCAAAACCATTGCCGTCATAAATACCGCGAAAAGCCCCGAGCGGCGTCCAATTGCCCGTCAAGTGAATATCCCCTGTCTGCTGAAAATAAGCTCCCGCTCCCGGAATATTGACGTTGCTTAATTCCGCCGCGCTTGACACTTTATAGGGATTCGCAAGCGTGCCGTCTCCCCCTGAGAAATTCACCGTATCTTCGGCCGCATACACCGCTTGGGGCATCCCCACAGCGAAAAGGCTTGCCATCATACTAATGACAATAAGCATAGCTGTCGCTCTGTTCCACACTCTTTTATCCATTTTATGGCCTCCCGATTGCTTGCATGGTTCTCTTCATTTAGTAACGTCACGGAAACCAGCATCATCTGCCTCCGCAAATCAATTTAATAATAACAAAGGCCAATAAAAGGATAATAAAAGAATTTTGCAAATAAAAGCGAAAAACCGCCTAGCATCAGGCTTTTCACCGCTTTTTTTAGTAATAAATATTTTATTGTGCGTCCTTATTTCTATCAAACTCGAAAGCATATGGTAACATGAATAGGGATAAACGCTGTTCTAACAAACCTGGCATACGGAAAAATTGAGGTGTATACGATGAAATGGGATGAACATATGCTGCTGTGGAGCAAAGCGGCTGTACGTATCCTTGATATTCGCTATAAAGTGATGTGGGAAGGGCAGGATATGCTTTCTTACCGACTGCCTGCAAACGTATTTTTGCTTGTTACAAGCGGCAGTGCCTACGTCCAAATTGATGAAAATAAAACCCTGCTCAAGCGGTATCATTTATTGCATGCGGGCAAAGGGATGTATGTAGATGTGATGCCTGCCAAGCATGAATTTGCTTGTTATTTAGTTTTCTACAAGGCCGTCCTCCCCTCCACTTCGCCGAATTCTGCCATGAAGCGGCTTGCCGAGCAAGATAGGCCATTCGGCAAATTTTTTCACGTTATTCCTCCTGAGCCTGCTATGCTGTACAACCAGATTCGCCGAATGTACGAAGGATGGCAGCAATCCGGTGTGCTTGCCCAAATTCGGATGAAGGCTATGCTGTTCGAATTTATATATGAGCTGTTCACCCAACTAGAAACCTCCAAGGAAATGGGCAGCCCTTCTGATCTCGTCACTCATGCTTTGCGGTATATTCATGAGCATTACACCAAACCCGTTACAATGGTTCAATTGGCCGATCTCCTCGGCTGCAGCATCAGCTATATGCACAGGCTGTTTAAAGCAGAGGTAGGCAAAAGCCCGAATGAATATATCATCGGAAAGCGCATGGAGCAGGCTCAACAATATTTGCTTACTACTCAGCTGAATTTGCGGGAAATAGCCGAATCAGTCGGTTATTCGGATGTGTATTATTTTAGCCGCTTATATAAAAAACAGTTCGGCATCTCGCCACTGCAAGCTCGAAAATTTCAGTCTGAAAACGGGTTTAGCGATGTTAATCCATTAAATCCGTCACGATCCTCTATTGTTCCATCCCTGCCGCACTCCTATAATCATGATGTAAATGAAAATCATTTTCATCAAAAGGGAGAGGTAGATTTGATTTCAAACCGCAATACAAAACCTTCAATGACTGCTTTGCTCGTGCTGTGCCTATCACTGCTAATGAGCGCCTGCCAATCGGGAGGCAATTCAATAAGCTCAGAAAATCAGGGCAATCACACATCCAACGCTGTCAATCAAGCAGCGGCTAACTCCGCTGCAAAGGATGGCGAATCCGCTCCGGCTACAAGGCTTTACAAGCATAAATACGGAGAAACCGAAATTCCTGTGCAGCCAAAGCGGATTATCACGCCTTACCATCTCGGACATATGCTCGCACTCGGCGAGCGTCCACTCGGTGCTGCTACCTATGTGCTGCAATACTCCGCAAGCGCGATGGATACAACTGGTATTGCCGATTTAGGAGCTCCTCTTAATCTGGAGGCCATTTCCGATCTGGAACCGGATTTAATTATTATAATAGAAGCTTACCTTGAACCAAGCGGCGGTTATGAGGCATTCAGTAAAATCGCCCCTACCGTTGTGCTAGAGGCACATCAGGATCCAATCAAAGATATTACACTGATTGGAGATATACTTGGCAAGCAAGAGGAAGCTCAGCAATGGATTACCCAATTCGAAGCCAAAATTGCCGAAACCAAAGAGCGCGTACACCAAGTCATTAACCCGGAGGAAACGTTCACGATACTGAATGTAAGAACCGCCAAAAATCGAATGATTTATCGGGACCGCAATATGGGCGGCAATATTTTGTATACGTATTGGGGATTTAAACCTCAGGAGAAAGTTTTGAAGGATGTAATCGAAGGCATTGATGATGAATCCTCTTATCTGGATATAGCGGAGGAAGCGATTCCTGAGTATGCTGGCGATCACTTAATATTAGCCGCCGCTGCAGATGCACAAGATTCAGTTGACGAGCTAATGAAGAGCGGGATTTGGAAAAATCTTGATGCCGTGAAAAATAATCACGTGTATACGATCGATTTTGATCAGTTCCTATTCAACGATCCGATCTTTTCGATGAAGCAAATCGATATATTAACGGATCTGCTAACTGCAGGCCAATAACCGATTTCGTTCATCCATATAACGAGCCTTTCAGCAAATCGATTAGCGGGACAAAGGAATATGCGGACAAGCTGCGCATATTCCTTTGTTTACAAGCCTGCTCGTCGATGCTCTATTTCAGAAAGATAAGATTAAGGCCTGCCGCCTCCTCTTCCTTGCCCTCCGTTTCTCCCCATACTGCCTCCATCTATTCCTGGCATGCCATTTGTATCCGGCCTTACGTTCATCCCCGCTCCGCCATTTCCCCTTGAGCCTGTGTCCGATTGGGTTATCGCTTGAGCAGTAATGGTCTCGCATGAGGCAAGCACCAAGGAGCAGCTGAGCATAACGAGAATTAAAGCAAAGCCATATCTTGTACTTCGCATCTTTAGCTCACCTCTTCCAGCGTATAATCGTTATCTCTGGAAATATTTTTTCCACCCATACTCATAAAAATCCTTAAAGCCCATGTAGGATAACACAATCAGCAATGGATACACGGGGTAGATATATCGGGACTTGATTTCCCATAACAGATAAAACCCGATGAACCCTAAAATGACGAGAATTAAAGAGGTTTCTTCGAATCGCTTGCCTTTAATTCCACCAAGCAATCGGATGAAAATCCCGACATACATTAGAAAGCTCATCACATACAGCACCCAGAGCAGCCCTGTTCTATAATTCGAATCAGCTTTAAACAAGTCCGTCGCCCATGTCGTATAGCTGTAGCGCTCCAGATTAAAGCTCCTTCTTCCTCCTGTATCGGACGAGCCATCGTTGCCCATGCCGTACCTCTCCATCTGATACGTTCCTTCCGTCCACGTCCAGACGATCTTTTTAAAATACATTTCTGTTAAATCGCCTATACTCGCCTCGGAAAGCTTATTGCTAATCGACTCCTTAAACAGCTCTACACTGTCCGCCTTATTATAGCCCGCGTCTCTTTGATAAATATTGTAGCTTTGCCGGTTATCCCAAAACCCAAACGTGTCTTTGTTAATGCCCATATTCAGCCACATGTAGACTGGCGCAGAATTTTCGTTGACCGATTCATCTACGACATTCGTCGCCTGCAATGCCGCATTTTGCGTCCAGGCTGGAACATTAAACAGCGCCGCCAATAAAATCAGCGAGGCGATAGCCTTCTTCACTCCGATTTTCCTTAGGTTAAAAATAAGGCTAAGCAGCACAGCAATCAGAAAAATGACGCCGATGCTTCTGAAATAGTTGCCAATGGCCAGCAAAATGGCCGCGAGGATGATCGTCTTAATCGATTTTGTTCGGATAAACCTCACAGAGAAATACAAAGCGCTGGTCAGAAAAGCGGTAGCGATCACATCGTTATAAATAAAATTGCTCATAAACAGTGCTGGAATATAGGTCGCGCCGAACACTAGAACGCCATAGTCGTTTTCCTTTGACTTGCTATTCAGCTCTCTATAGAGCAAGTAAATCATTAGTGTAGTAACGAGAGTAAATAGGATATTGAAGGCTTTAATCACCAAATAATTATCTGGAAATAGCTGCAGCAGCGTTTTTAAGTATAGGACGATGGAAAAGTTAAACGGAAACATATACAGATATCCGCCGGTCTGAAAGGTGGAATAGTCCTTTTGATAAAGCATACTCATCGCCAGAGAAAGCACCGTCTCGGAATCATCCGTAGGCAGGCGGGGAAACAGGAAAATGATCGCGATTTGGAGCGCACACGAAAGCAGCAGCGTGGCAGGAATAACGATTTTCCAGCTGTACTTGTTCAGCTTCAAGCAAAGCTTGTATAGAAAGATGCTTAAGGCGAGGACTGTCCCGATGATCAAAATAAATAAAACCAGCTGCTGCTTTCCCAAGTGTGGCGTATCGCCGTATTCGTAAAATTGATATTCCGCCCTCACAAAAAACGACGACGCGATAAAAAGTCCGATAAAACAAGCAAGCAGCACATACAATATTTTTTGAATGCCCTTAACCATGGACAACCTCCTTGACAGCATGAATATAGAAGCATTATAAGTCCCTAATCTGAAAATCTCATGAATAGACAAAATAAAGACGCTCCAGGGGCAAGCTCCCGGGGCGTCTTGTTTGGCAGATGTATGGAATTTATTAATAAACTTCATAGATGAGCTCGCTGTCCATTTCAAGCTTATGATTAAAAGCCGCGTAAATGTATAGCTGCCCCGCTGGACTGTCGCCAGCATCGTAGCCTAATCGAAAGGTGCGGTCTCCGGCAAACTCCAGCCCGGACAAAACGAGCTCATTC from the Paenibacillus sp. BIHB 4019 genome contains:
- a CDS encoding S-layer homology domain-containing protein → MDKRVWNRATAMLIVISMMASLFAVGMPQAVYAAEDTVNFSGGDGTLANPYKVSSAAELSNVNIPGAGAYFQQTGDIHLTGNWTPLGAFRGIYDGNGFGIYNLNMNSADFFVGLFSELSSGAVLKNMTLADFNITATGNNAHVGGLVGYTASGATVTDSKSNGLLSFTDPTAVGGLVGNNAGTISNSSSNSVITSGADDFSAGGLVGVNAGSIMGSSASGSVNTNHLQAYAGGLAGMNAGTVSDSQSSSAVTTGDASSAGGLVGSNASSGTINNSFGSGNASGKNSSVVGGLVGRNAGYINGSYSTGNTDADTDGMVGGLVGYKSGGSINNSYSTGSASGDNSVFVGGLIGMNMGDVSNSYSAGIASGGRDATGGLIGYNPSGNVTNSYYYHLSAATSAGGTAKNNGELMQQATYSTWDFNNVWRVVEGYTYPSLQWQSYTPKESTALDHVNLTWDLIKGTNSSENNVTADLNLPANGAAGSTIIWSASVSGLINPSTGQVTRATDDDHAVTLTATISKSGGQTRIKSFNLTVIEAPNNKPNRKADVNAADTAKVTLNTPYTLDLSTIFEDVDSDPLSYNVAVNGAAAVAASAAYSYTPNTAAPVTLVFTAADGEDLSDDTYTIQLAVNQAPVRQAAVAATTTATVSLNAAYILDLAAIFEDADADALAYDVSLDGAAAVTAAENYTYTPAAAGQFTLVFTANDGMSDSSDTYTVELTVNTLPVRQPDKDATVEATVTVNTPYTLDLATIFTDADGNGLTYKVSVDGSAGAAAAENYTYTPTTAGQVTLLFTANDGTIDSVDTYTVILTANTVPVRQADVDATATAIVTVNTPYTLNLANIFEDADGDGLTYKVSVDGAAAAAAVENYTYTPTAGGQVTLVFTANDGVIDSVDTYTLELTANTIPIRQSNVGATSTAVITLNGTYTLDLGAIFEDADGDGLTYKVSIDGAAAVAAAENYMYTPTTAGQATLLFTANDGTIDSVDTYTLELTANTVPVRQADVDATGAAIVTVNTPYILDLASIFEDADNHPLTYKVSVDGAAAVAATESYTYTPTLAGTVTLVFTANDGFTDSTDTYIVTLTVNQPSNGSGGGGNSGNGNSGGSGSGGSSTVTPEYSVTVTGSGGTTLPTLPVKVDTAAGRAVISIGELAKQIFTASETTVMTVPNIPAIKSYTLEVPADSISMAQAAGELIFITRAGSIAIPANMLHGMAETNGKIASLTIGVGDKKGLSAKAAEAIGDRPLIELTLALNGVTTPWNNPAAPVKITIPYAPTAEQLKNPEHIVIWYIDGSGDAIAVPSGRYDAVSGTVTFETSHFSSYAVAYVHKTFADLGKVEWARHSIEVMASKGIIGGTSAGNYTPAANITRADYLVLLVKTLGLAAEFKENFADADSDAYYYEALGIAKQLGLATGSGSNEFHPQESISRQDMIVLTARALEKFRGLEAAADVSVLEPYRDREDIAAYAESSLALLVEEGLISGSGNKLNPRALTTRAEAAVFLYRIYNQY
- a CDS encoding AraC family transcriptional regulator, translating into MKWDEHMLLWSKAAVRILDIRYKVMWEGQDMLSYRLPANVFLLVTSGSAYVQIDENKTLLKRYHLLHAGKGMYVDVMPAKHEFACYLVFYKAVLPSTSPNSAMKRLAEQDRPFGKFFHVIPPEPAMLYNQIRRMYEGWQQSGVLAQIRMKAMLFEFIYELFTQLETSKEMGSPSDLVTHALRYIHEHYTKPVTMVQLADLLGCSISYMHRLFKAEVGKSPNEYIIGKRMEQAQQYLLTTQLNLREIAESVGYSDVYYFSRLYKKQFGISPLQARKFQSENGFSDVNPLNPSRSSIVPSLPHSYNHDVNENHFHQKGEVDLISNRNTKPSMTALLVLCLSLLMSACQSGGNSISSENQGNHTSNAVNQAAANSAAKDGESAPATRLYKHKYGETEIPVQPKRIITPYHLGHMLALGERPLGAATYVLQYSASAMDTTGIADLGAPLNLEAISDLEPDLIIIIEAYLEPSGGYEAFSKIAPTVVLEAHQDPIKDITLIGDILGKQEEAQQWITQFEAKIAETKERVHQVINPEETFTILNVRTAKNRMIYRDRNMGGNILYTYWGFKPQEKVLKDVIEGIDDESSYLDIAEEAIPEYAGDHLILAAAADAQDSVDELMKSGIWKNLDAVKNNHVYTIDFDQFLFNDPIFSMKQIDILTDLLTAGQ
- a CDS encoding glycosyltransferase family 39 protein, which produces MVKGIQKILYVLLACFIGLFIASSFFVRAEYQFYEYGDTPHLGKQQLVLFILIIGTVLALSIFLYKLCLKLNKYSWKIVIPATLLLSCALQIAIIFLFPRLPTDDSETVLSLAMSMLYQKDYSTFQTGGYLYMFPFNFSIVLYLKTLLQLFPDNYLVIKAFNILFTLVTTLMIYLLYRELNSKSKENDYGVLVFGATYIPALFMSNFIYNDVIATAFLTSALYFSVRFIRTKSIKTIILAAILLAIGNYFRSIGVIFLIAVLLSLIFNLRKIGVKKAIASLILLAALFNVPAWTQNAALQATNVVDESVNENSAPVYMWLNMGINKDTFGFWDNRQSYNIYQRDAGYNKADSVELFKESISNKLSEASIGDLTEMYFKKIVWTWTEGTYQMERYGMGNDGSSDTGGRRSFNLERYSYTTWATDLFKADSNYRTGLLWVLYVMSFLMYVGIFIRLLGGIKGKRFEETSLILVILGFIGFYLLWEIKSRYIYPVYPLLIVLSYMGFKDFYEYGWKKYFQR